The Brassica oleracea var. oleracea cultivar TO1000 chromosome C7, BOL, whole genome shotgun sequence sequence ATATTAGGCAAAGACCACGAACAAGCTTATCTGTAACAGTCAGTCTTTAGGCCCACAAAGAACATATCTAAGGTGGTGCATTGACTTAAAAATATTTAAAATTTTATGAAAAGATTTCTTTCACTCAAAATTGTATTCTCTGGCCTCTGGGTGCTGATAATCTATCTTAACAGTTTATTTGTTTAGACATTTAAGTGATGCTATAGTTTTGGGGGTTAACATTGTCTATTGGCACTTCATATATGTACAGAGATACCATATCCAAATTGGAAATTACATCTTGTTGAATCAGTGAGACCTTTACCTTAATTTTATGAAAATACTGTTCACGTACATTTCATCAACTGCACGCTTTTGATATAAACCTGTTACTTTTTTTTTGTAAATATAAACCTGTTACTTATACATCAAAATCTACAAGAAACGGCTATAAAACGGATTTAAAAGATTAGCCAAGAACCAAAAACCATTATCATATGGTACAAACTACAAAGTAAACCCAAACCTATCATGCTATCTTTTTTTGACACAGACAGATAGACAAAGAAACAATCTTACGTACGAAATCCTCTTACGAAATGTGGTCAACAAAACAAGCAAACTTTTATTTTTGTTTTCTTTCTATTTTTTTGTGTCATGAGATTCCTTGCCATAACCTTACTAGCCAAGAAACTTATAATGTATAATTTATAATTTTAATATATAATTTATAACTTATAACTTATAAAACCTGCCTTTTAATATATAATTTTCATTTAGAAAATTCAATCACTCATTCAACATTTAGAACCTTTAACTTCTTTCTCTTTGTTTTCATTCATGCAGAATATCTTATGTTCATATAATCTCTTGATCAAAACCAATCTTTAGTAATACCGAAGTATTTAAACCAAGCAAAACCTCAGTCCTTCCACATCGTAGTCTACTCAAATCCACTCACATAAACAACCCTAGAGTACGGAGCTAACCCGTAGAGAAGGCAACTTTTCTAAACGAAATCGAGAAATAAAGAAAAGATACCTAAAGCTTAAAATATCATGTTCATCTAATAGTTAGTGACGACATCAACCAGCAATTAAATCATGTCCGTTTTGATTCTTTTTACTCGTAGTTAGTTAATTTTGTTACAGAAACCTGTCGTTGATCCAGTCTTTACGAAACAAAAACATTTGATCGATTTTGCTGGTGGCTAGCTACTAGAAAAAAGGGGGAAAATATATCACTAATCGTTCTGCCAGTCATTGTCCTCAGGAACTGTGAAACTGGACTCTGGTCCTAAAACATTTAAGAATCTTTTTTTCGTTCCTTTTCATCTTCCAACAACAGTGGAGTTTCTTTTCTCTCTTTTGATTGTTTTATCTTTCACTTTACGTATTGTTTCAACTTTCAAGAATCATCTCAATCTTTGTCTCTATCTTTCTATAAATGTGTGTGTCCAAAGTACGAGTGTATCTGCGACCATTCCTTTCTTTCTTTTTCGTTTCGTACGACAATTGGTTTTTCTTTCTTTAGATTCTTTTTTAAAAATCATACAATAAAGTTTATCTTTTGTTTTTCCGTCATAACATGTGAATGTTAATGAGTACTTTGGAACAGTAAATTCAATTATTGGTAGAAGAATCCTTTTGTTTTTTAAGCTAACTCGCCTTAAATTTACCAAAGAGACGTTAGTAAATTGACGATAATAACGTTGAAAAACAATTATTTTTATTGGAGGCCCATGGGCTAATATTTCAAAACTTTGGTTTGTGTTTCGGTTTTGGACCTTTGGTTTTGTTTTAACTTCTTTCTTTAAGAAGTAGGCCCATAAGAACTTCCTCGGAAAATGATTTTGCACTAGTTGTTGTCTATCTAGGTTGTTGTGCACTTGTGGGATCAAATGGATTCCCAACCACCAGAGACTCCGGTTAATGTTTTACCAACAACTTTCATCCACATTTTTTTTCTCAAATATTACGCTTTGGATTTGTCTTACTTTAAATTCTACCTTTTGTCAAAATATCTACCGTACATGGTGTAATTTGTGACTTAACATAGTTCAGTTCCTCAATTTGGGGTTGAGTAATTTACACGTTCTCTAGTTTATATGCGTCGCCCAAAAAACTGTGAACATTCAAACAAAACTAATTATTTTTCTGTGGAATAGTTCCCATGTTGCTGTCATGTGTCTGCGGTGGATCCATTACTCTCTTTACAGCCAAGACAAACAAACGAACAAAACATTTTCATCATATACATTTAAGACAATTTGATCAAACACACATAGAAAGCCACAATGTGATCAATAATGGAGAAGTTGTCTCGATGGACACGTTTCATCACACATGCCTTTCTATACCTATTTTCATAATGCACCACTTTGGTTCATGACAGCATTTCTCAATAGTACTTATTTATAACCGAAATTTTCAAAGACTAACCATTCATTTAAATATTCATCTTATCCTTCTTTTTCCTTAAATATCCTCGCCATGAAAAAACATGTGGCGTTCGAAACAGCCGTTCGACGTTACCTAAACATGCATGTGTAAATGTAAATTTAAGTTTTACTCTGATCAAACTAAACCTTAGATATAATCTAGCTAGTTATAATATAAATTTTAGTTTTAGTTTACCAACAACCACCTAAACATGCATGTATTAAAGATTTATCATGAGAGAAATAATAATCTTCATGTTGCATTAGTATTAGAAGTAAAAGAAAGAAATATAATCAAGAGACAAGTATAAGAGAATACAAATATCAACTGAAAAATAGAAATAATCAAACACCCTTTGCGTGAGGTATCAAAAAACCTCAACACAAAATAAGGAAATCAATAATCCAATCCCAATCTTCTACATACAAACAGCTTCAAGAAAAAAAAGAACTTACTTCTTTTTAGAAGATCTACTCTTGTTTTCACCCTTTTTCTTCTCTTTTGTCCTAGTTTTATGATTGCCACTATTCTTATCATCATGTTTATAATCATAAACATTATTACTCTTACTATTACTTTCACTTTTCCCGTTTCTTAAAACGAGACCTTCTCTCCGTCTCCCTCTGTTGCTCGTTTGGTGATAACTTGGCCCGGAAGAAGCATCGGAAGCCATTGAATCGTCGCTGTCTTTGTTGCTTTCGTACTCGTTGACATATTTTCTTCCATCTTTTTCGATGCTATGCCCATCATAATAGACCTCATCAATTACCTCTTCCTCGTCTTCCTCCATTGGCGAAGAAATATACGTGGTCCAACCGGATTCGCTGCTGCTACATTCTTCTCTCTCCATGGACAACTCAAGAACCCTAGTTTTGAATGAGAGGAGAGAGGAGAGAGAAGAGAGAAGAGAGAAGAGAGAAGAGAGGAGAGAGAGAGAGAGAGAGAGAGAGAGAGAGAGGAGACTGTTTGTTCTGTTTAGTCGTAGTGTTTTGCTTGTAGTGGACCATATATATAAATATATATAAATGCATGTGCGTGGAAGAAGACCCATGTTTTTTCATTAGTTTAATGTGGTAAGGACAGCTTATGTCTAACGTATAAAGTTTAATCCGACAGGATTCGAAGAAGAATAGCTGTTTTTTATCAAAAAGGGTTTGTCTTTTTACAAGTTATGATTTATGTGTAGTCTTAGTCTTCTCCTAATAATATGAGCATGTTGAATAAACAAATGCTAAGTAATATTATTAATGGGTTTCTGTTAGAAAGAGCGAAGTGGTTTAAGTTCACATTGTGGCATGAGGGGAATGTATCTTTACACTAAGTATTCTCTGGAACGAAACCAAACACGCATGCATCTTTGAGGAGATTGGATGTTTGATTCAAATCAAGCCATGTTAGAGAACATGTTAGGATCATGCCCCCTTTTCATTATCCTCTTCTTTTTCTCATCAAATACGTTGTAACCAATTATAGACAAATTTGCAATTAATATTACATTATTTGGTATCATATATGCTCTGAATCGTACAGTGGAAAAAGGGATACATAGAGAAAAACTAAAAAAAAATGTTTGTTTCTTTTCTTTCAAATCCCCGTTGAGAGAAGTTGAAAATATGTCATTTGAATATCTGTTCTGATATTAAAACACACATACTTTTAATTTATAATATTTAAGGAAAATGTTTTTTAATTTTTTTTTAAAAAAACTAAATTTCATCATGACCCGATCTAAAATTTCAGGGACTATAAACATTTCTTAAGAATTTTTATACAAAAAAATTCATAATTTTTGGAACCTATATCTATCTATAACCTTCAAAAATTTAGGGGTCAAGGTCAATATTTCATAAATTTGGATCCGGTAATGAATTGTATTTTCCCTTTGCTGTTTTTTTTTGCCTTAAGAAAAAATCATAGTTAGATTTCTAGTTGTACTTCTCAATTAATATAAGTAATGCTCATCATACATAATTTTTTGAACTTCATATAAAG is a genomic window containing:
- the LOC106304974 gene encoding uncharacterized protein LOC106304974, whose protein sequence is MEREECSSSESGWTTYISSPMEEDEEEVIDEVYYDGHSIEKDGRKYVNEYESNKDSDDSMASDASSGPSYHQTSNRGRRREGLVLRNGKSESNSKSNNVYDYKHDDKNSGNHKTRTKEKKKGENKSRSSKKK